In Capricornis sumatraensis isolate serow.1 chromosome 2, serow.2, whole genome shotgun sequence, the DNA window TGTTTTGCTTAGCCACACAAGAGTGGGAGGATGAGTGTTCAATTGATTGTACTGAAGAGTCATACAGATGTGTGAACCTTTAGGCGTCTCAAGGCAGCGGTTCTGCTAGGAAAAGCGGTTATGCTTCAGTGAAGAGCAGAGAGGTGGGGGCCTGCAGTCTCTTTCCAGACCCTGCTGTCCAACTGCAAACCCAGGCTTGGCCAGCCTTTTCTCTTCAAACCCGTTTTTCATCTGTACGTGGGAAGATTAACCCAGAGCACTGGTTTTCACCTAGGGCCCTGCAGGCCCTGCAGTATttggaggggctggggctgggggtggccaTAGGACTTTCGTgccttaaccttttttttttttttttttggattttggaCTTTAgcaaaacattttattataagaAACAATGTCTTACTTAAGTTTGAGGAACGCTGCCCTAGATCATCTGCCAGGTGTTTCCCAATGTTCTGAATCGGCAAGACCTGCAGTTTCAGCTGAGGGGCATGAACTGAAAACAGAGCGAGGCCATGTGCCTGGGCCAGGTCCTCAGGACACAGTGCCACACGGACACAGTGCACCCGGGTGCAGGGGTCACGATGGAGATGGGACCTCTCAACTAGTCCTCCGAATCCCTGGGAGGAAGCGGCCAGGAGAAAAGCCCGGAGCGCAGTGGGTGCGGCCCGCGAGGCCGGCGCTTCTGCGCATGCGCGAGGGCACGGGCTCGGGAGCGGAAACCAGGGCGGGTGCTGGGGCACCTGCGGTGACTGAGCTTGACCCCTGCGAGGGGGAAGGACAGTTGGGCTCAGAAATGAAGCTTTCACGCCACGGGGGCCCGCAGGGGCCCAGCCCCAGCAGACAGGGCTCACGCCGTTTGCAGTGCAGAAGCGGAGTGCAGAAAGTAAAGcgctttctctcctcttccccatccAGTTCAGCACGAGTGCCGACGCCCCCGCCTACCAGCATGGCCAGAACCCGGTCTACAACGTAAGTCCGCCTCTCCCGGAGAGCCTAGCCTAGAAGGTGCTCGCCTCTCCTGGGACGTGGGGGAAACAGCCGCCAGGGGCTCGGCTGTGGGTCTGGTCCGCGGCTCTCAGCCCTGCGGGTTAAAAacctctctgggactcagtttcctaaCTCGTAAAACGGGGATAGTCACCATGCCTGCTTCGTGGAGGTGCTGGGAGGATGCCGCTCCCTGGCGGTGTGCTGCGCGGCAAGCGCCCACTCGGTGCAGTGCCTGCTCCAAGCGAGCCCCCGCCCGGCAGCGGTTTCACGGACCAGAGGGATGggggtggagaaggaaagagcactTCCCTGCGGTGGAGAAGCGAGTTCACTCCCTCCGTGCAATGGGACTTTGATCGAATAGATCATGCACCCCGCCCCCCCCAGTAATATGTTCTCTGAGAGGCTTTCTGAGATGATCCCTGCTCCTTTGTGAGCCACCACTCTTAAAGAACGCCCCGGCCTACCGGCCCCATCCTCCTGAGCTTTCCTTTCTCACCTCTGACTCATTTCTGCCTCTTCTAGGAGCTGAATGTCGGCCGAAGAGAGGAGTATGCAGTCCTGGATCGGAGAGGGGGCTTCGACCCTGAGATGGGGGGGAAACCGGTAGGGCCTttttgtgtttgcatgtgtgtgtgtgagtgtgagtgtgtgtgcgggCTCAGCCAGGCAGTTGGAAGAGAGCTCCTTGGGGGCAGCGCGCTCTTCACCATGCTGGACCTTGAGGTGTGAGAGAGGCCTCGCTAGGCGGACCGCTGGCCATCACCCCGTCCTCCGCCGCCGCCCGGGGCTCCTTCCTGGGGCACCCGGGCCTTCACAGCATGAGTGGGGCAAGGCTAATACCAGACTCTCAGCAGCTCTGCCTTTTCAGCTGTTGACGCCACACCCTGTGGGAAAGGGCGCAGCTGGAGGAGGCCCGAGGTGGGGTCTTAAGAGCAGAGCTCAGCTTGGGTGTGAGAGCACGTCTGTATGCCTCAGGCAGCAGGAGGCCATGAAGGCCCGGGGCGGCTAAGCTGGCTGCAGGAGCGCAGGGAGGACGCGGGCTGAGGGGGAGCCCACAGCTGGGCGGAAGGGGCAGCGGGAGGGTGCCTCAGCTCTCCTGGCCTGGATTCCTGTTTCTCCCTTGCTAacttcttccccttctctctcccagcaGAGGAAGAAGAACCCCCACGAAGTCGTGTATAATGTGAGTAGAGGAGGTGGCATATTTTTCCTTGGAAATTTGGGGGGTAGGGCTGGAGAAGGGCTCTGGACAAAGGTTTTGGCTCCTCGCTCTGCAGTCTTGGCCTGACTTGACTCTCACTTCGCGGGCCGAATTCCGCCTCACCTGCTTGCTGCCTGCAAGTGGCTGGTTGTAGGAAGGCCCCTCAGCCTGCTGCTGGAGTTCTCAGATGAGCCTGGTTGGGACCTAGCAGGGACAGGGAGGTCGAGCTGGGCAAGCCCCTGGGAGGGACTCCTGTTCCTAGGAGCCAGAGTAGTCCCTGAGTTTCGCCTCTTGTTGAAAACCTCACCATCCTGGGTGTTGATCAGTGTGTGGGGGACTACTGCAGGGGGTAACCTGCTGTAAAGAGAGCTACTTCTTCCTATGGCGTTGGCTATGTAAAGAGACAACTTGCTTAAATAAATAATCTTGGGGCCTTCGAGTGAGCTCTTGCATTGTCCAACATGTGCAACCTTTGGCTAGGACTCCACGTCTTATCTCAGGTTCTAAGCTGAGCTTCTCAGCTCAATGCAAAGGGCTGGCAGCTCAGAGGTTTCCAAAGGGCTGAGGAAGAGGGTGGGCTTGGAGCTGATTGTTGGAGCCTTGAATATagaaccccgcccccccccccccaacttggGAATCTAGAGGTTTCCTTTTGCAGGGGAGTCCACAGTTTTCTGCATTGGTTGGTAAACCAGTATCTCGTGCCCTCTTCTTCAGGAGCTAAGAAAAGACAAGATGGCGGAGGCCTACAGTGAGATCGGGATGAAGAGTGACGTGAGTGTTGCCCTTTCTTTGTTCCCCAGGCTTGGGTGGTGTGGGGAATGTTCCAAGAGTCCCATCCCTTCCTCCTGGCACCCACAAAAGCCCATGGGTTGGCCGCCAGAGGCAAAGGTTAATCCAGCTGTGTCATCTCTTGATAAGGTACTCAGAAAGGCCTTAAGGTTTTAATCTTTAGGATTAAAAACCAAGTTAAATTATAAAATGGCCTATGCTTTgcaaaaaaaaggtaaaatctgTCCCCATTAATAATAATCATGTGATTAATGTGTGTCAAAATATGTTTAGCACTTGGGATGGTAGGGCCCCTGTTCGTAAGTGattaagaatttccagatggtGAGCGCAGAGCACTGAACCTGCGAAGTTTGGTCCCTTTGTAACTGCATATGTAGCTTACCCACAGAGCTGGCCTGGCTCGTGCTTTACCAGGCAGACGGTCTCATTTAACTCCCACAATAACCTGATGAGACATGTGTGCCCTTCCAGGCACAAGAGGTTCAGTAACTGACCCAGGGTCACGTAGCTGCTGATGGGGAGCCAGAATTTGAACAGACTCTACAGCTGGAGCTTGTACCCATGACATAGTTGCCGTTCCCAGAGTATAAATGACTAGATgcgaattttttaaaaatttatttcattgacatatagttgatttacagtgttgtgttaattagaGTGACTTGGTgattatatacattctttttcatattcttttccattacggtttatcacaggatattgaatctatttccctgtactatatagtaggaccttatAATTTATCCACTTTATCAatcatagtttgcatctgctaatcctaaactcccagtCTGTTCTCTCCCTATcctcttggcaaccataagtctgctctgtgtctgtgagtctgtttttgtaaataaattcatttgtataatctttttagattccatatgtaagtaatATCTTATGGTTTTTGCCTTtggcttacttagtatgataatctctgggtccatccatttgctgcaaatggcattctttcttttttttacggCCAAGTAATATTCTGCCATATATATgtgccacgtcttctttatccattcatcttttgatgatTGTTTAGGTTGCTCCCGTTTGGCCTGCTGTGAACAGTgccacagtgaacactggggtgcatgtacccttttgaattgtagttttctAAGATCGTATGGTAAtcctacttttagttttttgaggaacctccatagtgaTTTTCTTAGTTAGCCAAGAATTTTGAGAGCTGCAGAGATGCCCGATTATTCCAAGCAGTGGGCAGTGTGGCCAGCATCTGTGCAGCCCAGATCCGAGATCTGATGAGGTTCTGCACCGGGCAGAGCAAACCTGGGCCTCACCAGAGCCCGGCTTCACCGTACTCTGCGGAGGCCAAGGTCTAACCAGTGACCTGAGGGCCTTTTTCTCCCTGGGCAGGGCTGCTGGCCAGGAGATGGTCAGCTCTGACTATCTGGGGCCCTCCGAGTCGGACCCTTGAGCAGGAAGGCTGCTGCCAACTGTCTGACTTTCTAGCCTTTTCTTGTCTCATTCCCACAGAACCAGCGGCGAAGAGGCAAGGGGCATGATGGTGTTTACCAGGTAAGTGCAGCTGGCGGTGCCTCTGGTCTGCACTGCTGGCCCTGCTTCCCAGGATGGCACCATCTAACCAGGCCGCGGTCAGGCTCCCTTGTGTTTCTTGTTGGCAGTGCCAGCTCTTCAGCAGCTGAACGTGGCAAGCCAAGGGCGCCCCTTCAGGCCTGTAGTGACTGCTCTGCCAGTCAGTCCCGGAGGCGGGGTTGGGATTCAGCCTTTCAAGCACGTCACTTGAGTCTAAGGAAGAAGCAGTGGGAGCGCTAGGAGAACAGGGCAAAGCAGACAAGTGGCAGTTGCCCAGAGGCTGTGTGGTCTTGAGTAAAGGACACCGGACAAGCCATTTCCTGCCTCTTTCTCCACTGCTCTGGGCCCTTGCAGAAGCCTTGCTCTGCCTCATTCTCACACCTAATAGGGTGGGTGAGAAGACTAAAGTaaacaaatcaagaaaaataactttaaaaagaaagtgttgTTGTAGTCGGGCGCTTAGTTTTTGCGAATCAGTGTGAACTGTGCACGCTGAGCACAGCCAGCTTCTCTAAACACAGAGCCCGAAGCTGTAGCGGGACAGCTCCCAGGCTGCCGAgctggtgggggcggtgggggagggggcggcgcaGGCCAGGTTGCAGCAGACGTCTGCTGGCCTCCGGCCGGCCCACACCCACACAGGGCTTCTGACCTCCTCTTCTTTTCCCATGTTTTTCCCAGGGACTCAGCACGGCCACCAAGGACACCTATGATGCCCTCCACATGCAAGCCCTGCCCCCTCGCTAACAGCTCCTGGAGTTTCAGCACTCACAGGCCAGACCTGTAGATGCCCAGATTGTTAAAGATACAGGATAAAGCATTTACAACCTAGTTCACTCATATTTCTCCACCACCCAAGTATTTCTCTTTATGAATGGGATGCTTCAAGTTGTAACATTTGGTCATACCCAGTCCCAAACTCACACAGAATTTTGTCCTTGGATGCCGGGAGAGAGTGCATCCCCACGCGCTTCCTGAAGAGTCCACTGTGAACGCAGCATGTTCTGAGGTTTCCTGGGGACTAGGCAGGCCCTACTTCCTGCAGCTCCAGGCTCTTACCTGGGAGTCGGGCCTCCTCCTTCTCAAACACAGCTGAATTCAGGGTGTGTTTTGTAAAGTCCCCAGAGAAACCGCAGCTGTTAGTGCATGTCCTAATAGTCTGTATTGTTCTGTCAGGTTTTGAGTAGCTTTGCTCCGGCTGTAAATTTGGCTTCAGTTGTTACCGTACCCCCTAATTTCAAGGTAACTGGTGATTGGGCCAGGAAGCCGGCACAGGGGAAGGTGGGAGTAGGTAGCGGTTGGTACTGGTATATCAGGGAAGGGAGCAGGGGAGccagaggcctggggaggggcatGACGGAGCCCTCCTGCAATCAAGTGTACATTCCCCATGATAGAACTTGTATGCAAGGCCATGCTGTCCCTTTTTTGGGACCGAGAGATGAATAAGCCTAGCGTTGCCCTCAAGGAGCCAAGCGAGCTGTGAAGAGTCGGATGGAAGAACACAGCGgtgtcattgcagatggtgaacAAGGTGAGCAGGCAGCGAGAGAAGCAAGAccacattctttgcagccacttGTTCACCTCATGGAATGAGACAAACCCATCCTGGGGAAGGCCTTGAAGGACGACTTGGTATAGCTCGAACCTAGAAAGATCCCAAAGGACAGTGGCATCACAAAAAGAGCCTCAGCTGACTTGTTGGAACAGGGCTGTGTAATACAAGGGCACATGGCGATggatggaaacccactctgcTCGGTCTTAATTTATACTGGTTTGCTAGAGCCTTACTCTTTTGCATAATAAATAACTTTGGTGAAAATGCTTTACTGTGAGCTTCATTTAGACAGTCAAGCCTGTAATGGTCATTTAGTCATCAAGGAATCAGCCTGCTGCCCCTGCAGTGGGGGCAGAACTGCTGATTCTTGGGAGAGAACAGGATGGTTCCCCAGAACATGCTGGAGAGCAGGATGCATCCAGCGGCCCAGCCCGGGCTGTGCCTGGGGCAACACGGTGTCAGGATGGGCACGGCCTTCTGTGGGAGGTGACAGGAGAGAGCCTTGGGTGCAGGGCTCACAGCATGGAGCAGCTTGCGGTGTGCAGGTGGGAGAACAGGAGAGAGGCCAGCCGAGGATCCAGGTGTCGGGAAGAGAGAGGGTGTTGGGGGTTAGGAACAGCTGCCAATGCCACAGCACGAAACCTGTCTATAAGGTATGGGGAAGGGACAAAAAAACATTTTGGGGGTCAGATTCTGCCCCCAGAAGTGACCCTGTCCCCAGCAGTATTTTGTCATAACTGGAGTGGCTGTTCATAAGGCCCTAACTCAataagccttcccaggtggctcagtgggcatctgcctgacagtgcaggagacattggaAGATGCTGTGGAGAATaaaagggcaccccactccatccagtgttcctgcctgggaaattccatggccagaggagcctggtgcgccgtagtccatggggtctcaagagctggacatgacatagcaactaaaaGAACTCAGGAAGCCACCAATTAATATTGGGTAGATTTTCAAAAATGACATTGAAATGCAAGGCCATGGCTATTAAAAGCCCCTGAGCATTTGGGATTCCAACAGAAGTGATGTGCCTCTCTGCCAGGCAACTCAGAGACAGGATGCCTCACAAACGCGTTCGGTCTGTACCCTGGTTTCAGAGGAATTGAGTTCCACCCACCAAGTATTAACTAGCACCTTCCTCTTCCGTACCTAGCACTTTGCAAGCTACCAAGAAGGCTAGAGAAGCATCATCACAGACTTAGGGACTTAAAATTTTGTCACTGGATTTCGTCCACACCATGTAAAGAACTCTGCATCACACTGCAGTGCTGTGATCCACACGGGACCCTCAGGCAGAAGCAGGGATGAGTGGCCGCTGATGAAAGCGTGTAGACAGAGCTCACCAAGGTACAGAGCTGTGGAAGGGTTTGTGGAAGGAAAAGATCTCTGAGATGGCACAGAATGGTTGAAAACTCAACCCTAATTCTGTAACCTGGTCATGGGGCAAATTACACCATGTTGTTTCAGCTGCTCTTCCACTGACTGCAGTTCATAAAGACAAGTGACAGCTCttttttggctgctgctgctttatcATCTTATCCGGCATCTTAAAAACTGAAGTTAGCTTCCTTCTGTTAGTCAACATGAATAAGCCTCAACCTCATACCTAGTTTTAAGGTCAGCTAAGTTTCATATAGGCTGTGTATGACCCATATGGCTGGCCTGAAAATAAGAATTTGACCTAATTCTGTCAAGATTTTGActcaagaaggaggaggaaagctGGCTGTAAGCTGTGGGTGCAGGAGCTTGCCCAGGGTGGCTGGGGGATAGGACTCACTGGACTTTGTGCAAGACAACCACATGGAGAAGGCCATTTGGAGAGGATGGAGTGGACGTACTAGCAGAACAAAGCTCCAGATCAAGCTGAGAGTGGCCCTAGTCGTCGGAGAGAGAAAAGGCTGCAGTAAGAGAACTCACATCCTTTCATGAGGAATTTGCTTGCTTGGCAGATACCCCTGGAGTGGGTTAGAATATAACCTTTTCACAAAGAACTACAGGGAAACAGGTGAAAATTAGTGCTTATCCTCAGATCTGCATGTGACAAATGGGTTTTACTTTCTGAAATCCTTCTCATGCTTGTGAGCCTGCTGCTGTCTCTACCAAATAGCTGACTcatattaaaattgttttaagaaaataactttacAAACTGAAAAGCAAGGTATAAATATGAGACAGGGTagactgggaaagagtgaggcaTTCTTTAACATAAGAAgtggggagaagagaagccagtaTTTGTCTTCCATTTTGGGCCCCTTTCGGGACAGCAAGCATACCCTGAGGCCATAGTGTGAGCTCTATTTCAATCTCTGACTCCTCATTTAAGGGGATGCACAGATTCAGTTCATATACACTAGTTAAAGTGGACACCTCCCAAAGCTTGTTAGCAGGCTGAAGTTCCCTCTCTCCAGGAAATTCACTTTGAGAttccaattttcctttttatgcAGTCAACTAATTGCATTAAGACACTAAATGTTGGCTATAAGAAGCCAGAGGGAGCTAAGTTGTGAACCATCAGAcaggagaaggagagggcaaATTCAGGATTACCGCCCTTCAGAAGACACCAGAGAAATGAGTGTTCAGGACCCGGCAAGAAATGCTAGAGGCACGTGGCAGTTTAAACAATCAATTTGGAAGAAGTCAAGTTCAATGCCAGTTCTGAAGTCAAATACACAGTGAGAGGGGAGTTTTGAAGATTTCTCTCACAGGTCAATCAAGGGCTTGTGTGTTTGATCACACAAAGTCCTCAGGCCTGAAGGAGACCACTGCCTCCAGACTCAGGGTCCCAGAAAACCACTAGGGCCTGGGGAGGGAGCGCGGTGGTGGCCACAGGGCCCCATGGAGCAGAAGGGGAAGTGTGCAGGggtcgggtgggggtgggggagggccagCGTGCTTACAGGGACCCTGGGGCTCCTGAGAGCACCTGCTGGAAAAAATTAAGTTGGAAGGCTTAGGGAGTAGTGTGGGAATATGTGAAGCATCCAGAACACCAACAGGACAACTTTAGAGAAACTCAAACAATATGGAAACACTTGGAAAATGGTTTAATGATGTTTTACAACAGAAATGAACTGTACAGTTACAGTaagtttaatatatataaaaaattacagCAGACAAATGCATCTACACAAAATCTACCATTTCTTCAGATTCACTGTCACCTACACAACCTTTCCCAAGCCTATAGAGCCCCTGCAGGCAGCCTCAGGAAGGGGATCCTATAAAGGGCACTTTTAAAGAGACAGCACCGCTCATattccccacctcctcctcaggCCTCAGGAGGTACCAGCTAATTCCCCCAAATGTGAAGTTGCTTGTGTTTCGGGTTTTCAAAACCAAGAAAAAGTGTTTCCCGAGGGCCCAGATAATGAGGTCCTGAACTCCAAGTTATCAGTTGATTCTTATGAAATATTCCTATCAGAGGGGAAATGGCTAACTAGGTATGCTGGGACAGTGAGGCTATACAATAGCCACCCAGACTGTAGTTATCTAAGCAGAAATGTAAAAGGACTCCCAATAAACTACTTATGAATTGTCACTGCCTCATTAAAGTTGCTGgacaattttggaaaaaaatcatttacacCACATCTTAAGTTTCCACAAAAGAGAACTCAAA includes these proteins:
- the CD247 gene encoding T-cell surface glycoprotein CD3 zeta chain → MKWTALVIVAILQAQFPVTAAQSFGLLDPKLCYLLDGILFIYGVIVTALFLRAKFSTSADAPAYQHGQNPVYNELNVGRREEYAVLDRRGGFDPEMGGKPQRKKNPHEVVYNELRKDKMAEAYSEIGMKSDNQRRRGKGHDGVYQGLSTATKDTYDALHMQALPPR